In Labilithrix sp., the following proteins share a genomic window:
- a CDS encoding glycosyltransferase, protein MASLGLLPLVGALVSIGWMLFVPRHATHAHEIRDALLGVLSHPVGVVVVVQSLYTALLSVLWLRYRPFTAPEGKPRPRVSVVIPAFNEGPMVERSIRSVATCAYPKDLLEIIVVDDGSRDDTFFHMQRLRREHAGIIKLVRFTGNRGKREALVAGFRAATGQILVTIDSDSEIDPSTIDEMVAPFLADPDVGAVAGRVSVLNRDTTISRMLEVQYALAFDFGRAAQSTYRCVACCPGALSAFRREVVLPFLDEWADQKFLGRPVNHGEDQALTNIVLRQGYDTVYQRTAVVHTLAPVTYGQMSRMFVRWDRSYLVEGFSFAKFMLTRYRAKNRVLPVVTFLVSNLRLFLFFYALVSLPTVFDAQLNVLVHSTIALLVGATFTALYYLRIERSARFLYGVLYAIYSVLLLQWILPWALLTVRDERWGTR, encoded by the coding sequence GTGGCCTCGCTGGGCCTCCTCCCGCTCGTCGGCGCGCTCGTGAGCATCGGCTGGATGCTCTTCGTCCCGCGCCACGCCACGCACGCGCACGAGATCCGCGACGCGCTCCTCGGCGTGCTCTCGCATCCGGTCGGCGTCGTCGTCGTGGTGCAGTCGCTCTACACCGCGCTCCTCAGCGTGCTGTGGCTCCGGTACCGGCCGTTCACCGCGCCCGAAGGCAAGCCGCGTCCGCGCGTCAGCGTCGTCATCCCCGCGTTCAACGAGGGGCCGATGGTCGAGCGCAGCATCCGCTCCGTCGCGACGTGCGCGTACCCGAAGGACCTGCTCGAGATCATCGTCGTCGACGACGGCTCGCGCGACGACACGTTCTTCCACATGCAGCGGCTCCGGCGTGAGCACGCCGGCATCATCAAGCTCGTTCGCTTCACCGGCAACCGCGGCAAGCGCGAGGCGCTCGTCGCGGGTTTTCGCGCGGCGACGGGGCAGATCCTCGTCACGATCGACTCCGACAGCGAGATCGACCCGAGCACGATCGACGAGATGGTCGCGCCGTTCCTCGCCGACCCCGACGTCGGCGCGGTCGCGGGGCGCGTGTCGGTCTTGAACCGCGACACCACCATCAGCCGCATGCTCGAGGTGCAGTACGCGCTCGCGTTCGACTTCGGTCGCGCGGCGCAGTCCACCTACCGCTGCGTCGCGTGCTGCCCTGGCGCGCTCTCCGCCTTCCGCCGCGAGGTCGTGCTCCCGTTCCTCGACGAGTGGGCGGACCAGAAGTTCCTCGGCCGACCGGTCAACCACGGCGAGGACCAGGCGCTCACGAACATCGTCCTCCGCCAGGGTTACGACACCGTCTACCAGCGCACCGCCGTCGTGCACACGCTCGCGCCGGTCACGTACGGGCAGATGTCGCGCATGTTCGTGCGCTGGGACCGGAGCTACCTCGTCGAGGGGTTCAGCTTCGCGAAGTTCATGCTGACGAGGTACCGCGCCAAGAACCGCGTGCTCCCCGTCGTCACGTTCCTCGTCAGCAACTTGCGCCTCTTCCTCTTCTTCTATGCCCTCGTCAGCCTCCCGACCGTCTTCGACGCGCAGCTGAACGTGCTCGTGCACTCCACGATCGCGCTCCTCGTCGGCGCGACGTTCACCGCGCTCTACTACCTCCGCATCGAGCGGAGCGCGCGCTTCCTCTACGGCGTGCTCTACGCGATCTACAGCGTCCTCTTGCTGCAGTGGATCCTGCCGTGGGCGCTCCTCACGGTGCGGGACGAGCGCTGGGGGACTCGCTGA
- a CDS encoding ATP-binding protein, whose amino-acid sequence MVRRVTLLTWVAAASLLAFPVRAQDAGAETNVCKPIERQLEAARRAATDARSEKESAEHEAAECKEELESTSARLQQSVDATKVCAKERAHTCSATSAFVDELTRGKSRGGVETGCIPSELQTRLDGVVAGWTGTTTWIGQLAAYQSGESDTFPRPRPGGERSLLRLAANGQRTFQRRLLVHALELIAPIEWRRIRGGGATAIDAWFAAAEPLDATIVAEAQQPPAAPSGLAGPPLTAALHLVGAFQVAAECNLVPLEGECRRARQLQQLLESTGPLVVRRRVQEIWATECGSISADTVGAWIEDFPTAHVSAGSNPWTEIAEDAHAKLFACYLDDATAEAPYDGWLSAKLPIATQLTAAKLQRVDAIVKQWDDASRASSCARAVRVMQTMDMPSRCELPSANFKSAVEAWVASGAKQDDSSASLVVCAQFARLLWEGKAASIDGSFTHPPSIGEMVATDPDVPPTAMARLRTHCEERRGAPATFANDLGVLATLARGFGEGPDRPPFRVDAASGKPVELVRFEAAQGTGKWLQHVARGVTACTLVGLEKDRCNVCASAGPGSTYDCALVARLEESWAERSSRALGAAGVLLLAFASATWLRRIRRARATYGAWARDTTTFFEGIGLRCRPDPWRVLLPSRYDTLHVTLPSDPAWERWGTAAALVRVPPGRRVLERDVNHGAFVARRFGASVVLLEHDDEASSDLSAIRAMLEWAAKGGSRAVQILPIGGARVRWSKSAHDVLDLVEESSLRGNPFDLRGRIATSTHFFNRERLVSGLLAAAQAGHWVVVTGLRRFGKSSLTLEVARRLTGPSAYVDVAGFDHEIGHRTDPGAAVDAILRFVCMRLVESARARWTAAVMPEPPGEGASLDAAALTKWFRELARACQKAAGRTPPILVILDEIEQALAVGPEKLAHALDVLAIVLGRLKSAVGDSAALDGGAPIGVFLSSALHPLLWAPLRTLAHQSIMGSFQRVCVPCLGSDAATTMMRSLGARQGIRFTDAALARMVEESQGVPLLLRRLGSSVLELYDAERARQGSLGAVEVGVEGTTEAVLREEREGSPLRVWVESEIAPRNAVPGALLHHLAQSESVSVDRLSTLATKMVADDFVQTGIDKTLAPYELARRAEEAAHVIVQLLHESGLLVPHGDLTAPDGYSLPEGAIRRVLRQQDAVSESPSARPAP is encoded by the coding sequence ATGGTTCGTCGTGTCACGCTGCTGACGTGGGTCGCAGCGGCCTCGCTCCTCGCCTTCCCCGTCCGTGCGCAGGACGCAGGGGCGGAGACCAACGTCTGCAAGCCGATCGAGCGGCAGCTCGAGGCGGCGCGGCGCGCGGCGACGGACGCGCGATCCGAGAAGGAGAGCGCGGAGCACGAGGCGGCGGAGTGCAAGGAGGAGCTCGAGAGCACGTCGGCGCGGCTGCAGCAGAGCGTCGACGCGACGAAGGTCTGCGCGAAAGAGCGCGCCCACACCTGCTCCGCGACGTCCGCCTTCGTCGACGAGCTCACGCGCGGGAAGTCGCGCGGCGGGGTCGAGACCGGCTGCATCCCCTCGGAGCTGCAGACGCGCCTCGACGGCGTCGTCGCGGGATGGACCGGGACCACGACCTGGATCGGCCAGCTCGCCGCGTACCAGAGCGGCGAGAGCGACACGTTCCCGCGTCCTCGGCCCGGCGGCGAGCGCTCGCTCCTCCGCCTCGCCGCCAACGGGCAGCGCACGTTCCAGCGCCGTCTCCTCGTCCACGCGCTGGAGCTCATCGCGCCGATCGAGTGGCGGCGCATCCGCGGAGGCGGGGCGACCGCGATCGACGCGTGGTTCGCCGCGGCCGAGCCGCTCGACGCGACGATCGTCGCGGAGGCGCAGCAGCCGCCGGCCGCGCCGTCCGGGCTCGCCGGTCCGCCGCTGACCGCCGCGCTCCACCTCGTCGGCGCGTTCCAGGTCGCGGCCGAGTGCAACCTCGTGCCGCTCGAGGGCGAGTGCCGCCGCGCGCGGCAGCTCCAGCAGCTCCTCGAGTCGACCGGTCCGCTCGTCGTTCGCCGGCGCGTGCAGGAGATCTGGGCGACCGAGTGCGGCTCGATCTCCGCCGACACGGTCGGCGCGTGGATCGAGGACTTCCCGACCGCCCACGTCAGCGCGGGCTCGAACCCGTGGACCGAGATCGCGGAGGACGCGCACGCGAAGCTGTTCGCCTGCTACCTCGACGACGCCACCGCAGAGGCGCCGTACGACGGATGGCTCTCCGCCAAGCTCCCCATCGCGACGCAGCTCACCGCGGCGAAGCTCCAGCGCGTCGACGCGATCGTGAAGCAGTGGGACGACGCCTCGCGCGCGTCGTCGTGCGCGCGCGCGGTGCGCGTGATGCAGACGATGGACATGCCGTCGCGCTGCGAGCTGCCGAGCGCCAACTTCAAGAGCGCGGTCGAAGCCTGGGTCGCGAGCGGCGCGAAGCAGGACGACTCCAGCGCTTCGCTCGTCGTCTGCGCGCAGTTCGCGCGCCTCCTCTGGGAGGGGAAGGCCGCGTCGATCGACGGCTCGTTCACTCACCCGCCCTCGATCGGCGAGATGGTCGCGACCGATCCCGACGTCCCGCCGACCGCGATGGCGCGCCTCCGCACGCACTGCGAGGAGCGCCGCGGCGCGCCGGCGACGTTCGCGAACGACCTCGGCGTCCTCGCCACGCTCGCGCGCGGCTTCGGCGAAGGCCCCGATCGTCCGCCGTTCCGCGTCGACGCGGCGAGCGGGAAGCCGGTCGAGCTCGTGCGCTTCGAAGCGGCGCAGGGCACCGGCAAGTGGCTCCAGCACGTCGCGCGCGGCGTGACGGCGTGCACGCTCGTCGGGCTCGAGAAGGATCGCTGCAACGTCTGCGCGTCGGCCGGCCCCGGCTCGACCTACGACTGCGCGCTCGTCGCGCGGCTCGAGGAGTCGTGGGCCGAGCGCTCGTCGCGTGCCCTCGGAGCGGCGGGCGTCCTCCTCCTCGCGTTCGCCTCGGCGACGTGGCTCCGCCGCATCCGCCGCGCGCGCGCGACCTACGGCGCGTGGGCGCGCGACACGACGACGTTCTTCGAGGGGATCGGCCTTCGCTGCCGGCCCGATCCGTGGCGCGTGCTCCTGCCCTCGCGCTACGACACGCTCCACGTCACGCTCCCCTCCGATCCGGCGTGGGAGCGCTGGGGCACCGCCGCCGCGCTCGTCCGCGTGCCGCCCGGCCGGCGCGTCCTCGAGCGCGACGTGAACCACGGCGCCTTCGTCGCGCGTCGCTTCGGCGCGTCGGTCGTCCTCCTCGAGCACGACGACGAGGCGTCGTCCGACCTCTCCGCGATCCGCGCGATGCTGGAGTGGGCGGCGAAGGGCGGGAGCCGCGCCGTGCAGATCCTCCCCATCGGCGGCGCGCGCGTGCGCTGGTCGAAGAGCGCGCACGACGTCCTCGATCTCGTCGAGGAGTCCTCCCTCCGCGGGAACCCGTTCGACCTGCGCGGCCGCATCGCGACGTCGACGCACTTCTTCAACCGCGAGCGCCTCGTCTCCGGCCTCCTCGCCGCGGCGCAGGCGGGGCACTGGGTCGTCGTCACCGGCCTCCGCCGCTTCGGGAAATCGTCGCTCACGCTCGAGGTCGCGCGCCGCCTCACCGGACCTTCCGCGTACGTCGACGTCGCGGGGTTCGACCACGAGATCGGGCATCGAACGGATCCCGGCGCGGCCGTCGACGCGATCCTGCGCTTCGTGTGCATGCGCCTCGTCGAGTCCGCGCGCGCGCGCTGGACCGCGGCGGTGATGCCGGAGCCTCCCGGCGAAGGCGCGTCGCTCGACGCGGCCGCGCTCACGAAGTGGTTCCGCGAGCTCGCGCGCGCGTGCCAGAAGGCGGCCGGTCGCACGCCGCCGATCCTCGTCATCCTCGACGAGATCGAGCAAGCCCTCGCGGTGGGACCCGAGAAGCTCGCGCACGCGCTCGACGTCCTCGCGATCGTGCTCGGCCGCCTCAAGAGCGCGGTCGGCGACTCCGCGGCGCTCGACGGCGGCGCGCCGATCGGCGTCTTCCTCTCGAGCGCGCTCCACCCGCTCCTCTGGGCGCCGCTCCGCACCCTCGCGCATCAGTCGATCATGGGCAGCTTCCAGCGCGTGTGCGTGCCGTGCCTCGGGAGCGACGCCGCGACGACGATGATGCGCAGCCTCGGCGCGCGGCAGGGGATCCGCTTCACCGACGCCGCCCTCGCGCGGATGGTCGAAGAGTCGCAAGGCGTCCCGCTGCTCCTGCGCCGCCTCGGCTCGTCGGTGCTCGAGCTGTACGACGCGGAGCGCGCGCGGCAAGGGAGCCTCGGCGCGGTCGAGGTCGGCGTCGAAGGCACGACCGAGGCCGTCCTTCGTGAAGAGCGCGAGGGCTCGCCGCTCCGGGTGTGGGTCGAGAGCGAGATCGCGCCGCGCAACGCGGTGCCGGGCGCGTTGCTCCATCACCTCGCGCAGTCCGAGTCGGTGTCCGTCGACCGCCTCTCTACGCTCGCGACGAAGATGGTCGCCGACGACTTCGTGCAGACCGGCATCGACAAGACGCTCGCGCCGTACGAGCTCGCGCGGCGCGCGGAAGAAGCGGCGCACGTCATCGTGCAGCTGCTCCACGAGAGCGGGCTCCTCGTCCCGCACGGCGACCTCACCGCGCCGGACGGCTACTCGCTGCCGGAGGGCGCGATCCGCCGCGTGCTCCGCCAGCAAGACGCGGTCAGCGAGTCCCCCAGCGCTCGTCCCGCACCGTGA
- a CDS encoding ABC transporter ATP-binding protein, which yields MTAQAQKAPAQKKTVRDFHEEVQLGSAYDAKLLRRLWPFMRPHALYLFVSVGLVVVTAGLGLVRPLMLGKIMAGAQASASDEILKYGVILSVLVIGTQLVSFVQMYTMQIAGARSMAGLRVRIFEHFQRLELRYYDKTPVGRLVTRATNDVDAVGELFASGALNALGDLVALAGIVVMMLILDVRMSLIAFAALPVVGVIVVYVRKRARQAFRDIRVKTARLNAFLNEQVSGMPVVQAYAREATMAAEFDDINVEYRDANKQSIFYEAVMDAAIEMVGTVCIASVLWWAGLERVEDATITFPLVVTFTQYIKQFFEPVSMLAQRYTLLQSAMSGAERIFKLLDEDALEAPPDPTSSDVAKHGAPDEAIAIEGVTFAYKPGVPVLKDIDLHVKRGEKIALVGATGAGKTTVTSLLLRLYDHESGTVRVLGKDVHAYDRRDLREQFSVVPQDVFLFSGTVASNVAMSDATPDLAKVEAALSRIGAYDLFAKRPGGLEAKVDERGANFSAGERQLLAFARALYRDAPLLILDEATASIDSETEHRLQAALEAVVEGRTSLVIAHRLSTIRAVDRIVVFHKGRIVESGSHDELLTKDGIYAKLYRFQFAVEEAETAERKSTSLAAAAP from the coding sequence CGTTCATGCGGCCGCACGCGCTTTACCTCTTCGTCTCGGTCGGCCTCGTCGTCGTGACGGCGGGCCTCGGCCTCGTCCGCCCGCTCATGCTCGGCAAGATCATGGCCGGCGCGCAGGCCTCCGCGTCGGACGAGATCCTGAAGTACGGCGTCATCCTCTCCGTGCTCGTCATCGGCACGCAGCTCGTCTCGTTCGTGCAGATGTACACGATGCAGATCGCGGGGGCGCGCTCGATGGCGGGCCTCCGCGTCCGCATCTTCGAGCATTTCCAGCGCCTCGAGCTCCGCTACTACGACAAAACGCCGGTCGGCCGCCTCGTCACGCGCGCGACGAACGACGTCGACGCGGTGGGCGAGCTCTTCGCGTCGGGCGCGCTGAACGCGCTCGGTGACCTCGTCGCGCTCGCCGGCATCGTCGTGATGATGCTGATCCTCGACGTGCGGATGTCGCTCATCGCGTTCGCGGCGCTGCCCGTCGTCGGCGTCATCGTCGTCTACGTGCGCAAGCGCGCGCGGCAGGCCTTCCGCGACATCCGCGTGAAGACGGCGCGCCTCAACGCGTTCCTGAACGAGCAGGTCTCCGGGATGCCGGTCGTCCAGGCCTACGCGCGCGAGGCGACGATGGCGGCGGAGTTCGACGACATCAACGTCGAGTACCGCGACGCGAACAAGCAGAGCATCTTCTACGAGGCGGTGATGGACGCCGCGATCGAGATGGTCGGCACGGTCTGCATCGCGAGCGTGCTCTGGTGGGCGGGCCTCGAGCGGGTCGAGGACGCGACGATCACCTTCCCGCTCGTCGTCACGTTCACGCAGTACATCAAGCAGTTCTTCGAGCCGGTGAGCATGCTCGCGCAGCGCTACACGCTGCTCCAGTCGGCGATGAGCGGCGCGGAGCGCATCTTCAAGCTCCTCGACGAGGACGCGCTCGAGGCGCCGCCGGACCCCACGTCGTCCGACGTCGCGAAGCACGGCGCCCCCGACGAGGCGATCGCGATCGAGGGCGTGACGTTCGCGTACAAGCCCGGCGTCCCGGTCCTCAAGGACATCGACCTCCACGTGAAGCGCGGCGAGAAGATCGCGCTCGTCGGCGCGACGGGGGCAGGGAAGACGACGGTCACGAGCCTGCTCCTCCGCCTCTACGATCACGAGTCCGGCACGGTGCGCGTCCTCGGCAAGGACGTCCACGCCTACGACCGCCGCGACCTCCGCGAGCAGTTCTCCGTCGTCCCGCAGGACGTGTTCCTCTTCTCCGGCACGGTCGCCTCCAACGTCGCGATGAGCGACGCGACGCCGGACCTCGCGAAGGTGGAGGCCGCGCTCTCGCGCATCGGCGCCTACGACCTCTTCGCGAAGCGCCCCGGCGGCCTCGAGGCGAAGGTCGACGAGCGCGGCGCGAACTTCAGCGCGGGCGAGCGCCAGCTCCTCGCGTTCGCGCGCGCGCTCTACCGCGACGCCCCGCTCCTCATCCTCGACGAGGCGACGGCGAGCATCGACTCCGAGACCGAGCACCGCCTCCAGGCCGCGCTCGAGGCGGTCGTCGAGGGCCGGACGTCGCTCGTCATCGCGCATCGCCTCTCCACCATCCGCGCCGTCGACCGCATCGTCGTCTTCCACAAAGGCCGCATCGTCGAGTCAGGCTCCCACGACGAGCTCCTCACGAAGGACGGCATCTACGCGAAGCTCTACCGCTTCCAGTTCGCGGTCGAGGAGGCGGAGACGGCGGAGCGGAAGAGCACCTCGCTCGCCGCCGCGGCGCCGTAG
- the alr gene encoding alanine racemase — translation MRPTRAEVNLAALRHNLRVVSRHAGRAKVWPVLKADGYGHGAPAVARTLERAGAEGFCVALLEEAVELRDAGVRAPILVMGGYYGGAYDELLARDVVPVVYDRSHLEGLARAARQTGRPVDAHLKIDTGMARLGVRMPELEAFAATAANFPEIRISALMTHLACADEPAATAAQVALFEEATRRLARAGIAPSIRHAANSAAILGGPALGAPSASCTEHGAPSASCTALFDAVRPGVAVFGVSPLARDLPDLRAAMRVRSEVVDLRAVAVGEPVGYGALFRAKRPTRIATLPMGYADGLSRQLSNRGDVLVRGKRAPIVGAVSMDMSMIDVTDIPDVSLRDEVVVLGAQEGPHGKDAITAEELATHAGTIAWEVLTSISRRVPRFYREP, via the coding sequence GTGCGCCCGACCCGCGCGGAGGTGAACCTCGCCGCGCTCCGCCACAACCTCCGCGTGGTGTCGCGGCACGCCGGCCGCGCGAAGGTGTGGCCCGTCCTCAAGGCCGACGGCTACGGCCACGGCGCGCCCGCGGTCGCGCGCACCCTCGAGCGCGCCGGCGCGGAGGGCTTCTGCGTCGCGCTCCTGGAGGAGGCGGTCGAGCTCCGCGACGCGGGCGTCCGCGCGCCCATCCTCGTGATGGGCGGCTACTACGGCGGCGCGTACGACGAGCTCCTCGCGCGCGACGTCGTGCCGGTCGTCTACGATCGCTCCCACCTCGAGGGCCTCGCCCGCGCGGCGCGCCAGACCGGCCGCCCCGTCGACGCGCACCTCAAGATCGACACCGGCATGGCGCGCCTCGGCGTCCGCATGCCCGAGCTCGAGGCGTTCGCGGCCACCGCCGCCAATTTCCCAGAAATTCGCATTTCCGCGCTAATGACGCATCTCGCGTGCGCCGACGAGCCCGCCGCGACCGCGGCGCAGGTCGCGCTCTTCGAGGAGGCGACGCGCCGCCTCGCCCGCGCCGGCATCGCGCCGAGCATCCGCCACGCCGCGAACAGCGCCGCGATCCTCGGCGGCCCGGCGCTCGGAGCTCCGAGCGCGTCTTGCACGGAGCACGGTGCTCCGAGCGCGTCTTGCACGGCGCTCTTCGACGCGGTCCGCCCCGGCGTCGCGGTGTTCGGCGTCTCCCCGCTCGCGCGGGACCTCCCCGATCTCCGCGCCGCGATGCGCGTTCGCTCCGAGGTCGTCGACCTCCGCGCGGTCGCGGTCGGCGAGCCGGTCGGCTACGGCGCGCTCTTCCGCGCGAAGCGCCCGACCCGCATCGCGACGCTCCCGATGGGCTACGCCGACGGCCTCTCGCGCCAGCTCTCGAACCGCGGCGACGTGCTCGTCCGCGGCAAGCGCGCCCCCATCGTCGGCGCGGTCTCGATGGACATGTCGATGATCGACGTCACCGACATCCCGGACGTCTCCCTCCGCGACGAGGTCGTCGTCCTCGGCGCGCAAGAGGGCCCCCACGGCAAAGACGCGATCACGGCAGAGGAGCTCGCCACCCACGCCGGCACGATCGCCTGGGAGGTCCTGACCTCCATCTCCCGCCGCGTCCCCCGCTTCTACCGCGAGCCCTAA
- a CDS encoding sulfatase-like hydrolase/transferase, with translation MALPRFPPSLRDPALRSGLACGGATLLYLTLALAPARAAGAYRIADGLGAQIAWLLGGILRDLAAVALVVAPFVFVVAAAAPSLVARVRGRRWQRAGGMLAAVPLGVALWVLGIAAQEFKHERGAYPTVFDLSAQGTSVVFLRSTLGYLRYDVYWIPALFFGALGLALLARHLRRRSAGDALAWREWRTGLLLSLFAAALVLRLFAAVTAKGTTVGDPFRAMTDSVADLFLYGKRATPRDLVRDARLAPKLEPIGAALLGWPPATATSKHDTCRHHPHERPLDRARERPIADARGEELVRAFEEVSARLFARESEREGESESSAPIVWQLTLESFRGDDLRALNPHAAHDVAPFVDDLYAKRGAEGVLASRATYQAGVRTAQGLGALACGLGTLPYNLSLIRDLPPIRVRCLADVLADAGFAGSFYYGSDPTFDGMSAFFAEHGVREQITQADLPADAPKGAWDAVTDHALVDETTARVAKRVKESGEAPRYVMLTTLSNHSPFAAPEDLPADVALRVDRALASTPNRAGRDDRPRLLTYSYTDAAVERFFAKLDALELTARSIVVLAADHSTGEGYVWGPAEGSESDDAKARIPFAIVLPAALRERVRDRAALEAALTRAQRALDAGPLSQNDIPSLVLALLASEPHVKSLPAAARWHTLGGQVTSPWFREAKDAYIAGINGVSQLVAFDRSGARARPYEDSVFLNTRGDRETVTPSLVPVTACLSALLHAEGDPCAN, from the coding sequence GTGGCGCTCCCTCGCTTCCCGCCTTCGCTGCGCGACCCCGCGCTCCGAAGCGGGCTCGCGTGCGGCGGCGCGACGCTCCTGTACCTCACGCTCGCGCTCGCGCCCGCGCGCGCGGCCGGCGCGTATCGCATCGCCGACGGCCTCGGCGCGCAGATCGCGTGGCTGCTCGGCGGCATCCTCCGCGACCTCGCCGCGGTCGCGCTCGTCGTCGCGCCGTTCGTGTTCGTCGTCGCCGCCGCCGCGCCGTCCCTCGTCGCGCGCGTCCGCGGGCGGCGCTGGCAACGAGCGGGCGGCATGCTCGCCGCGGTCCCGCTCGGCGTCGCGCTCTGGGTCCTCGGGATCGCGGCGCAGGAGTTCAAGCACGAGCGCGGCGCGTACCCCACCGTGTTCGACCTCTCGGCGCAGGGGACGAGCGTGGTGTTCCTCCGCTCCACGCTCGGCTACCTCCGCTACGACGTCTACTGGATCCCCGCGCTCTTCTTCGGCGCGCTCGGGCTCGCGCTCCTCGCGCGCCACCTCCGCCGCCGCAGCGCGGGCGACGCCCTCGCCTGGCGCGAGTGGCGGACCGGGCTCCTGCTCTCGCTCTTCGCCGCCGCGCTCGTGCTCCGCCTCTTCGCCGCCGTCACCGCGAAGGGGACCACGGTAGGCGATCCGTTCCGCGCGATGACCGACAGCGTCGCCGACCTCTTCCTCTACGGAAAGCGCGCGACGCCGCGCGACCTCGTGCGCGACGCGAGGCTCGCGCCGAAGCTCGAGCCGATCGGCGCCGCGCTCCTCGGCTGGCCTCCCGCGACCGCGACCTCGAAGCACGACACCTGCCGGCACCATCCCCACGAGCGCCCGCTCGATCGCGCGCGCGAGCGGCCGATCGCGGACGCGCGCGGCGAGGAGCTCGTCCGCGCGTTCGAGGAGGTCTCCGCCCGGCTCTTCGCGCGCGAGAGCGAGAGAGAAGGAGAGAGCGAAAGCTCCGCGCCGATCGTCTGGCAGCTCACGCTCGAGAGCTTCCGCGGCGACGATCTCCGCGCGCTCAACCCGCACGCCGCGCACGACGTCGCGCCGTTCGTCGACGACCTCTACGCGAAGCGCGGCGCCGAGGGCGTCCTCGCGAGCCGCGCGACGTACCAGGCCGGCGTCCGCACCGCGCAGGGCCTCGGCGCGCTCGCGTGCGGCCTCGGCACGCTCCCGTACAACCTGAGCCTCATCCGCGATCTGCCGCCGATCCGCGTGCGCTGCCTCGCCGACGTCCTCGCCGACGCCGGCTTCGCGGGGAGCTTCTACTACGGCTCCGATCCGACCTTCGACGGGATGAGCGCCTTCTTCGCGGAGCACGGCGTCCGCGAGCAGATCACGCAGGCCGACCTCCCCGCCGACGCGCCGAAGGGCGCCTGGGACGCGGTGACCGATCACGCGCTCGTCGACGAGACGACCGCGCGCGTCGCGAAGCGCGTGAAGGAGAGCGGCGAGGCTCCGCGCTACGTGATGCTCACCACGCTCTCGAACCACTCGCCGTTCGCGGCGCCGGAGGACCTCCCTGCCGACGTCGCCCTTCGCGTCGATCGCGCGCTCGCGAGCACGCCCAACCGCGCCGGCCGCGACGATCGCCCCCGCCTCTTGACGTATTCGTACACCGACGCCGCCGTCGAACGCTTCTTCGCGAAGCTCGACGCGCTGGAGCTCACCGCGCGATCGATCGTCGTCCTCGCCGCCGATCACTCCACCGGCGAGGGGTACGTGTGGGGACCGGCGGAGGGCTCCGAGTCGGACGACGCGAAGGCGCGCATCCCCTTCGCCATCGTCCTCCCCGCCGCGCTGCGCGAGCGTGTCCGCGATCGCGCCGCGCTCGAGGCCGCGCTCACGAGGGCGCAGCGCGCGCTCGACGCGGGGCCGCTCTCCCAGAACGACATCCCCTCGCTCGTCCTCGCGCTCCTCGCCTCCGAGCCGCACGTGAAGAGCCTCCCTGCCGCAGCGCGCTGGCACACGCTCGGCGGGCAGGTGACGAGCCCGTGGTTCCGCGAGGCCAAAGACGCGTACATCGCCGGAATCAACGGCGTGAGCCAGCTCGTCGCATTCGATCGCAGCGGCGCACGTGCGCGGCCCTACGAGGACTCGGTGTTCCTCAACACGCGCGGCGATCGCGAGACCGTGACCCCGAGCCTCGTGCCCGTCACGGCGTGCCTCTCGGCGCTGCTGCACGCCGAAGGAGATCCATGCGCGAACTAG
- a CDS encoding ABC transporter permease codes for MFDPALDLLDDFGATILLFAKSVGWLLRPPLRVAQLLNAIEFIGAGSLFIAGLVGMFTGMAFTLSSIIGFRQFSAEGMVGGVVALALARELAPVLAAVVVTARAGSTMASELGNMRVTEQIDAITTMGVSPIQYLVVPRILATFITLPLLALGFGIAGMFGAYLVGVVWQGIDPGTFFARIEQFIKWEDIRMLLVKSALFGLIVSTICCKKGFFASGGARGVGEATAKAVVASIVAIFAADYVTTSVMTDV; via the coding sequence ATCTTCGACCCCGCGCTCGATCTGCTCGACGACTTCGGCGCGACGATCCTCCTCTTCGCGAAGTCGGTCGGGTGGCTCCTGCGGCCGCCGCTCCGCGTCGCGCAGCTCCTCAACGCGATCGAGTTCATCGGCGCCGGATCGCTCTTCATCGCCGGCCTCGTCGGCATGTTCACCGGCATGGCCTTCACGCTCAGCTCCATCATCGGGTTCCGCCAGTTCTCCGCCGAGGGCATGGTCGGCGGCGTCGTCGCGCTCGCCCTCGCGCGCGAGCTCGCGCCCGTCCTCGCCGCCGTCGTCGTCACCGCGCGCGCGGGGAGCACGATGGCGAGCGAGCTCGGCAACATGCGCGTCACCGAGCAGATCGACGCGATCACCACGATGGGCGTCAGCCCGATCCAGTACCTCGTCGTCCCCCGCATCCTCGCCACCTTCATCACGCTGCCGCTCCTCGCGCTCGGCTTCGGCATCGCCGGCATGTTCGGCGCGTACCTCGTCGGCGTCGTGTGGCAGGGCATCGACCCCGGCACCTTCTTCGCGCGCATCGAGCAGTTCATCAAATGGGAGGACATCCGGATGCTGCTCGTGAAGAGCGCCCTCTTCGGCCTCATCGTCAGCACGATCTGCTGCAAGAAGGGCTTCTTCGCCTCCGGCGGCGCGCGCGGCGTCGGCGAGGCGACCGCGAAGGCCGTCGTCGCGAGCATCGTCGCCATCTTCGCCGCGGACTACGTCACGACGTCGGTCATGACGGACGTGTGA